The nucleotide window GGCAAATAAGATATGTCAAAGAATAAGGTCTTCGTTGAAGGAAAAGACCTATGCAAGATAGTGTAAAGCTGTAGATTTCTATGCAGTAGTTCTATAGGAAAGACTCTGGGCAGTGATATAGCCAATGGTGTGATCAGCTTTGTGCAAGACAGCTGCAGATCTGTGTGCAATAGATCAACAGTGAGGAATCTTGGCAACGAGGTAGCAGCGTGGAAAGTTACTGAAGGCTGCTTGTCTCTACGAAGGCAGAGCAGGATGTTGGCTGCTGGGAGGCCTGCACCCAGAAGGTCCTCTCGGAAGCAGTGAGGATAATGTTGCCGGAGTCGAGGACAGCGGTGGCGGAGGCGTTGGAGGGAGAAGGCCAGGAGCTGGTCGATGGACCAGCGCGCGGAAGCAGAGCAGATCTAGAGCAGAGGGTCAGTGACGGGGCGCTGGCGGCGATGAAAGGTGGGAAGTGAGAGGTGGATGACTGTAGTGGTTTGATGATGATGCAACAACAGCTTCCATGGCCTGACGTGAAGCTGATGGGTGAGGTTGAAAGACTCAAAGaggagaacgctgctctgataccatgatagaatgaagaatgaaattataaggataaagtaAAAAGAcacacttcaagtagtatcatgtgaagtctatttatacttagtgaaagaggatatttctttaactgaatagagagatttcctcatgcagttgaagAAATCTCATTTGGTATGCAGTTGaaaatatctctcttttatcagataaaatctctctgttataatTTGTAAAAGAAGTATCCAACCGCCACTCCAGAGAAAAACATAATCCAACATGTGTTTTTCTATGTATCTTTTCGAGATACAATGATCCTCTCATGCAATATGCATGGAACACGAGACAATTAATATCCCGACGcagttaaaagaaagaaaaaaataatagagaATATTGAAGGAGGACAAAACAAAGTAGAAGTCTTCGTAGCACCGATGTTTTGGAAACAAAAACGAAAGGCAATTGGAACACAAAAGAATATACGTATCAATCGTTTCATAGGGTATCCATTAGTTCACATAGATATAATTATTAGTTTTGGCAGAATAAAATGAACAAGTCTGAGCAAAACTATTAATATATCTAGTGACAATAGAGCTTTTAATATAATGTTAgtttttcatatattttagtaTTATGTGCAAGTCCCTTGAACCCTTTTATTTATCTGGATATCTTCTTgacaagttaatattttattatcattaattCACATTGATATAATTATTAGTTTTGGCAGGACGAAATCAACAAGTTTGACTAGGACAAagcaagcaaatatatatatatatatatatatagtgacaaTAGggcttttttttcttctattgttagtttttcatatattttagtaTTATGTGCAAGTCTCTTGACCCTGTTATTTATCTAGATATCTCGTTTAAGtcaattttttattatcattagttcatattgatataattattagTTTCAACGGGACAAAATGAATAAGTTTGACAAGGAGccaagtaaaaataataatacatcTAGTAACAATAGGGCTTTTTTTTCTAATAAtagttttttcatatattttagtaATATGTGTAAGTCCCTTGAACCCTATTATTTATTTGAATATCTccttgataaattaatattttatcatcattaatTCACATTGATACAATTATTAGTTTTGAACCCTATTATTTATTTAGAGATCTTATtaataagttaatattttatcatcattagTTCACATTCATATAATTATTAGTTTTGGCTAGACAAAATGATCAAATTtgcttaaaaatattaatatatctagtGACAATAGAACTTTTTTTACTAATGTTAGTTTTTCATATATTTCGGTATTATATGTAAGTCTGTTAAATCTTGTTATTTATCTCGATATCTACTCGATATTTTGGGATAATCCTACATGATTTTGCCCTTTCGTAGTAAGTAAAAAAATCGGTTAAagcagaataattttttttcctctttgtatatcaaaataggtttctcatcaaaataccaacttgatatcaaaatacaaatatcaatcagaatagcataaacaatagagtaataaatcaatcacacagtgaaaccaaatttttaacgtgaaaaacccaatgcaaAAAAAATCACATGACCgtaacctcaaacttccactatcaatactaatgatagcaggtttatagtaaatcttctttAGAATAACCAtaagatcataataacatcaagaacatagatctttgcTCAAGAATACATATCATCATCAGGATATATCACATCAAAAagaaattttaggtctcacaaagtgggtatagtaggaaagtaccttagaaagTGTAAACTacatatcaacaccgttaggattgtaaagtTACTGTAAAAATTCTCTGTATAAAATTTGGGTTAAAACTGATGTTTACCTTTTAATTAACATTTGGGCTCAaacgcccaattgtccaagcaatTAGACCCAACAGCCTTAAGATAGAATAAATATTCTTTAATCTTCTTTTCTACATTAGTTTATCTGTTTACTTTCTTCATGATTAATTAACTTAGCTTAACTCAAGATAAATTTGCCTATTTATCGAGAGGGATTGTAAAtggaaaatattttaataattttcctATAACAGTAGTGATATCTTACTGTTAGCGGAATGTATTTGAACATTCATGACTTCCTAACAAATTAGTATGCACGAATTAAGAGAATTGTGGGACTTTCATATAATAATTAACATTATACATAGAAAGTTAATGTTGCAGAATTAATTTGTGGAAATTAAATCATTCGCTTCAAAATCTCCATAGGTAAAACCTCCTATATAGCATATAGCCATGGCATTAGAAACCCTCCTTTATTTCAGAACATGAGAGAGGAATCCATCCATACGCGGAGCATAAATCTCTCTAGTAGACTCAGCTCCAGTGACGATACGCACCAATTTGTTTCAACTTTTTATGTTGGGGATAGGgagcaagaaaataataaaaatataatactgtagtaattaaaaataaaaattttaaataaaaaataatataatattaaacaaaaaatagaataaaaatatataaaaaaaatattttttgaagtgCATGTGATTAGCTTAATGAATCATAATCCTATTTATAGAATCTTATGCTAACCACCTCATTAGGATATATTCTTGATGATAGTAACTTCTTGGATTATGAGCCACTTAGGTTAAAACTATTTATAATATAACAAcctaaaatatgataattacataAGATAACTAATCAATTGCCGATACTCTCCATAATTCAtagttatatattataatttgagaTATGAAATAAACATGCTTCTAAAATAAAAGTGACTTAGTGGAAATATCTATCACTTATTCATTTGTGCCATAATACTTTGGTGTTATAGTTCCACTTACTAAAATCATATGAAATGATAGTATATCTTTATATCCTTTGTTCTTCTATGAAAGTCTGGATTCTTTATCATTATAATTATAACTTTGTtgtcataaaaaattttaattacttTTTTTCGTTCTCGATGAAGATATCTAAGAAGTCTTGTAAGCTATATTGCTTGACAAGATGATATAGCTACATATTGATGTTGACAATACAATTGTTGTTTACTTCTTTGAACTCTTAATATATAGCTTGTGACGTGAAGATGAAGATATTGCCAAAAGTACTTTTTTATATCACCCAAAACTCTTGTCCAATCACtattagtaaaataaataatttattagaaTTATGAGAATACCATATAGTCGGTAAttctaataatataatatataattcttTTAATAGCTCTAAGATGATGTTTGTTTGGACTATACATATACCTAAATACTGCGCTAacagaaaaaataatatatcatcgaGTGTCAGTTAGATAGATGAAACTTTCAATCAAACTTATATAGTATTTTGTATTTACTAAACTTATATTATTTATAAGTTTTAATTTCTCATTTATATTCATGCGTATTGTTATAACTTCACAATGAATCATATTAGACATTTTAAGTAGATATATTTCATACTTTATCCGTGAAATAAAAATTCTATCAAATCCTTACTTTACTTtcaacccaagaaaatagtgtAATAAATCTCTCTAAATTGACTTGATTTTCTCATTTTGTTATCTTTTgtcattcctctttttcaactaTTTTATCAAAACTTATAAatctaaaacaaataaaataaatattaaattataattttttgttaGTGATATGTATTTTTAAAGAGGAGTTTCATATATTTTATACTCATAGGTCAACATAAaatagcatgaattaattcaatacAATTAAAATCTCTTAATACTTTTCTAATAAGAAATAGTTCTTACTTTATTTGTCAtctttcacatacatcaagtataTTAATTTAAAGTAattcaaaaattattattttttacttaacaaccttaaacctttaatgttaaatgtttatatcttaaatatcataaattagaGAGTCACTCTTTTGAGTTACAATAAGAGTACATTTTTCAATATTTGAAGAAACATATGTTTTATGTCTTataaatatttactataatcaaacataactaaatatccatcatttgtgAGTTTCTTCAGTACCTCTAAATATTGATCTTATgtttgacatatgattagaatatttattatgtaagaaccaaatatcatttgagatattattaaCTTATGAATAAGTCATGAACAATTTataattttcttcattttcctctaaGAACTTGCTTGTTTTTATCTCTTCTACCAATCTACCTTCATGTGATCTAACTCTGAATTCCacgcttataattttttaatttaattatttttgttcAGCCCAATCAAAGTATCTGTTCAACTTTGCTTTTACATGCaagaaacatatcaattcatcaaataaaaaaaaagataaatcttttaactcTTCAATTACAACAATAATATGATCAAATTTTGAAGTTAAGAATTCTCATAACTTTTACAATAataatatgatcataaaaatgTTCACCACAAGATTTTATTTGACTAGCAATTTCaattactcaaaaaaaaaaatcttgtatcaatttattatttttcataaataaaatcTCAAACTCCatcaatttaaagttttaatataATCATCTTCGATaaactttaaaatttattttgaaatatcaaccaaacctgtaaaaatatcttctatttgtccaaaaaaaaaaaattgacacaTATATTCAACACAACCTAAAACCATCTCCCAAAAGTTAAAAATTTCTCAACCAGTACCTATTGTCCAATTTCGATTTGGGTTTACGATGAATTTGGATaatgaaattataatataaaataatggaaaatttaaaattaaaaccaCGCAGCTTCAGTGGCCAAACTGTGAAAGAACATTCAACAATAGAAAATTGAAATTAGTATcaaataaagttttttttttggcaaaaaaGAAAGCTCGAGAGTTTTTAGATCAAAAACTAAAATTCACTCAaagtccaatcaaataatcaacttCTTTCCAATGTTTCATTATTGAGATTGCACCTATTTCCACTGTATTCAACATTCAAAGTCCTGTGCAGATACAGTAGAGCTCTGAAGGTCCATTTTCCATGAAACAAACAAAGCTCTACACCACAATCATTTTGCTCTTTTGGTAATGGTTCAGAAGATGCATGGCTGAACAGAGTCATACAACCCACTTCCATGACCTTCAAAGCCATCATACACCCGAATCAGTAAAAACATTTTGGTTCATAATTCACGAACTAAATACTGGCAATATGTACGCACTGATACAATGTTACAATCTGTCAAAAAGTGGCTAGTAGAAAGAACCTTTTGAGGTTTTTCGAGACTGGCAAACCAGTTCTTAGTGTCCAAACAGAGGGATGACCAAAGTCCAAGGAGAAACAGCTTGAGACTTCCTTTGATCGCATGCTCTACCAACTCGCTGATCTCAATGAATATTCATCAATCACATTGGAGGCACATTTCTGTATTAGGAATGAAGTGTGTGGGTTTCCCTCATCCTTTTGACCAAACTTACAATCCTAGTTAGGCACATTGCTTTCTGGCATGCTCAGGTATCAGCCTTGCTACTGTCTCCACTGGCACTCCCTTCAATTCTAATTaacacaacaacaaaaaaaaagtcCGCTTAATCTAACACATGATTATTCAAAAAATCTTCACAATCGTTACTAATTTTCACAGAAGACTCACCATGAGGCTTGAAATTGAAGAGAGGGGGCAGAAAACGACCATTTGGCAAGCGAGTATTATGATCTCGAAGTTCATCAAAGAATGGATGAACTAATGCTTCTAACTGTATCCAAGAAAAAGTCTTATTCAAATGGACATATGACAACCAAGAATTCAAGGGAAGGCACTGTCTATACTCACAGCAGTACATCGCAGTTTTGGTGAGTACTGTAAAAGCCTAGATACAAGATCAACAGCTTCAGGAGGCATTCGCTTATGGAATATCTGATTGAAGTAGATGAAGTGATCAGtctttaaaaaagataaaaattataaaaaacaaCATTCACTCAATGTGAAAAACTGTGCAAGAACATATAACTACATTACCTTGTGCCAAGGGTGAGCTTTGATCTGGGAAAACTTGAACTCAGTGTAGTTTGGGTTCATGCATttaatttcttctcttgtggGGGTACCTAAAACCTGCAACAGCAAAATTACATAAGAGGGGGCAATGGAGAGGAATAGGAGTTGATACCAAATCATGAACACAAAACAGTGACATACCTTAATTATTTGGACTAGTTGGTCAACTCCACTTTCACCAGGAAAGAGAGGCTGTTAAAATCATAGATGAACTTAGTTGAGaatgaatgataaaaataatgtcCGACCTGAAATAGTAACCTACATATGTTCATAAAATATGACATTAGCTACCTGTCCTAGTAGTAGTTCAGCAAGAACACAACCAGCAGACCAGATGTCAATTGCTGTAGTATATTCAGTTGCCCCAAAAATAAGCTCCGGAGCTCTATAATACCTCGAGCATATGTATGATATATTTGGTTCACCTTTAACCTAACAAATCAAGTTTCAGCACTGGAGAAACTAAAACATCAAAAACACACCACAGTTCTAGAAAATGAACTAAATTACCAAGACTTTTGCACTCCCAAAGTCACATATTTTCAGCTGATGAGTATGTGGATTGACCTGTTCCAAAATGATATAGCAATAAGAGCACCACTACTTTGTAGACTGGTAATTCCAatagtatgaaaaaaaaaatgtttattaTCACTTCTACAAAGATAATGAAACAACCAAATTCGTCAATCTCCattataaaattttcaatatgagacAGAAGAATTCCATTATTTTCATGTAAATCAGCTGTGTTAAAAGACAAATCTGAACCACAGTAAACAAAAGTAAGAATTGGATTAGTATATACCAGAAGATTTTGCGGTTTAATATCTCTGTGGCACACCCCAATGCTGCCATGAATGTATGCCAGTGCTCGACAAATCTgttagaaaagaaaattaaactgTATCAGCAGATCTACAAGTACTTTAAAACAAGTGGGGAATGTAGAAAATTTTGAACAATCAGTTTCTCAACCATACTCAAATTTAATCTAAATTATCGCCCACTTTATCAATATTATCTAGTCAATAACTGGAATACGGGCACTAGTCTTACTGACATATAACTAAATACAACATCGAGATCTACAAGCTTTATAAACTATAGAACATGCCAAATCCATAAAATTTATGGATCATTACTACAACATATAATGATCTGTAGAAATATGACATCCAATCTTGATAATAAGCAAAAAATGACAACATTATGAATCCAAACTCACCTGGTACATGTACAGCTTCACAAATATTAGTGGCATACGTTGGTTCATCTTGTTGTAGTGTCTAATAACACGATGAACTGTCTCTGGTACATATTCAAGCACCAAATTGAGATACAGCTCATCCTTCTCAGTTGTTGAAAAGAAGCAATGCTTCAGAGAGATAACATTTGGATGGTCAAGAAGATGCATGGTTTGTAACTCACGATTCTTGTACCTCTTATCCTGAATAACCTTTTTTATAGCTACTGTTTCACCTGTCTCAAGACATTTGGCCTAACAAGATAGACAAAGAGATAATTAAAACAAACTCATAAATTTGAAAAGAAATAAATTCACTACATCAGCATacatcaatgaaaaatatcacaTCATGGAAGCATGCTCATGCTAAATCAAATAACCATGCAACCATTTCTAACAAGTGAACTTATAATTACAATTTATAAGTCCTATCAAGAAGCATGACAAGAACTTTGGTGGACTAATTAACCACCAGACTGACCTGGAAGACAATTCCAAATGATCCATGACCTACAACACGCTCAGCCATGTAGCTGACAGTCTGCAATTAAAATCAACAACTTACAATATCAAGTTTAGTGCATATGCAAAAAATTTAGGAAATTAATacacaaaaattaaaaatgatttcaaaattttaaattcctTTTGCTCAAAAGGCCAGCATTGAAAAACTACAGCATATCTCATCGAAAGACAAAATATTAAATTGTAGCAAAAAAAAGGACAAATGTCTATTTCCTAAAAATTTCTTTTACCTGCTTTGGCTGGCCCTTTTTCCCAGTGAtagttgcaacaattatatgacctGTTTCTGTCCCATTCCCATTAATCACAGTTGCTTCCACTTCCTGCAGTATTCCATTAATTAGTCACAGACAATCATGTGGCCTGTCTCATTTGTCATGTAGGGAAACTCTTATTTTAATACTTATGTCATAGAGAATAGCCATCATCTGTCAGGAGCACAACATGTGTTGATCATCACCTACCTTATCCTCCCTGATTCTCATATCACTCATCTCCTCCGGCAACTTGTCAACACGAACACTAGTGCCACTGGTGTTTTTCAACCCTGAAGAAGGCACCACGCTCACTGAAGCCATTTGTTAGTTGTAGAGATTATGCAGCATCCAACTACATCTCCTGAAAATCTTTTTCAGAATGAAGATAGCATTGATCTGTCACCAAAGATATGAAAAAATTCATTAGGCACAATGGAAATGTGAAAAAAATAAGATTTCAATCATTGTGCAGACAGTCTTAGCAAGTTATCTAAAAGACAAGTTATGAAGATAGCATTTACTTGTTGCCAAAGATATGAAAAATAGCATTATGCACAATGGAAAcatgaaaaaaaatctcaattatCTCGTTTGACAGACAATCTTAGCAAATTATCTAAAAGACAGAAATCAGGTCCTCATATTAAAGCTTCCATAACAGAAAAGAAAACATTATGCAGAAGGAAGATATAGTAAAATTGCAGGCTAGAAAAAATAAGTTCCGGAACAAATAAAGTCCACAGAAGCAATAATCGATTTTTTTATAAACATTAATGGAGCGAATCAAATAAACAGTTATCCAATTCCTTAGTCCTCCAATCTATAAACTGCCCAGTGGGCATGACTCTCACTTGTCAGCTAGATGTATTGCAAAACAAAGTGTATACACCATTTGGAACAGCTATAATGAATAGCCAAAACTCTTGTCTAAGTATCCCAACAGTGGCTTACCTACATAATCAGCCAATAGACATGCATTTTTCAACCTACCAAGAGATGAAAGTCACACATACCTACTCCTAAAAGACACATCCTAAATTGCTCTTCAAATTAAAGTCAAACTAGGTTGTGGAGGAAATTTAGCAAATGATCCAATATATCTCTTAATTTGTCAAAGAACAACAAAAAAAGTAGTTTGTCAAAGAGATCAGCCTTGATCTTCATGATGTACCACACCCTGTCCAAGCGACACTGGCACTACATCGGAATCAAATTCCTTTAGAAGCGAAAAAGGCAAATAAACAGTCGCCACGTTTGCTGCACTAAACATATATTAGTCAAGAAATACAACCAAAGAAAGGCTGAGGCATTCTAAACTAATTCTCCACCATCACCAATTTTTCAGAATATTGCATCAACTTGTTTTCTTTTCCATCAGAGAAACTACATATATAGATAAGGAAAGGATTTTGAACAAAGACTCAGAGAATGACAAGATTTAAAAGAAATAACCCGTAAACAACTTGCACTTAATTAGACAAAATTTCTCAAATCGCGGCTAAACCCCCCGCCGGATACTCAAAAAATCCTCTCTCTTTTTATCCGTAAAGCATATCCAAAGATCCGCGATCAATCAGTTTCAAGACCCAGATCAAACAAAGGCGCTTAAACCGATATCGTCCTCCGAAATCCAACAGgaccccagcaaaatccgcaccaAACAGCAGATAATTAGTAGACGTACAGTCACAACGATCCACGAGATTTGCGCAATACTAAGATTTGGAGGACAGGAAAGTGTGATTACTAACATGAAAAAAAGTCAAGAAACTCCCAGGATTCGATCAAGGAACACACAACTGAACTAAAAGATCTAACAACTCATTCTGACAAACCTAGAAACAAAAAGCAGCCGAGGAAAGATCGCCCCCTCCTGACCTCCGTCTCCTCCTGCCACAAGGGCAGATTGAGATCAGAATTAAGGGCTTTAATCTCCTCTCGCGTCTCGTTCTTGGGTAGATGGCAATCAAGGCAAAAAAAAAGCCTCTTCGAGGTCCTTCAAAACGTACCCTTGTTTGACCGTTCAAACTCGATTCCCATCCACTGGTTAATAATCACGATAATTATCATTACTAATCATATTCTTAATAAGttgatgacgatgacgatgatgtCTTTTCCCTCAGTATTGACCAGCTAATACTTCTTTAGCTTTTGGTTAACCAACAACGAATATTCGCACTGCACATCACTCGATTCTCCAACCGAGCATTATTATTATTCCTTAAATGACCAAACTACCCTTGCTTTGTTCCCGAGCGGTCTCTCGGCAAAGTTTGAGTACCGAAACTACCCTTTCACCGGGTTTTCCACCTTTGAATCGACGGTTCTGCTTCGCCGCAGAAGCGATCGCTCACGATCTTAGATTGAAGCTGGGTGCCCGGGCGTCGTTGTCGGGATCGGACGGCTGAGAGACGCCCTGCAGGACGACAGCCGATCACCGCGAGGAAGGGTGTTTCGGTAAATGCAGTGGGAGATATTGAGAAATGATTGGTTGTAACTGCAAGAGGTCTCGCGAAGGTGAGAACCccacgtgtcggaaaggtgctgtGGAAGCACACTCTAAAATACTTCACGTACCTCGAAGATCCAAACTAAGGCCCACCAACTCAATATAAAGAGGATCCAAATAATAAAGTCTTTATCTTCGAGGGATTCTTTTAGACAATTCATCGGAAAAAAATACTCAATATTTGCTTTTTACGACGCCTTAAATTGAGAAATGATGTAGAGCCAATTTTTGTCAAATGGATGGATGAGAATATTGTTATTTACTCTTATTATCATCGGGGGATTGTAAAACTCTTTAAAATGAAATTTCGAAAATCATAGAAAAGTTACAAAGAGTTGAGAAACTATCGAACACTAAAGCCTTCGAGCTTAATGTCCTAATTGACCAACGAGcaacttaaaaaattaaaaaaaattaaggtgAGAGATATGATCGGGCATTGATCGTTGAAACCATAACGTGAGACGTGATCGGGAATAATAGTTTTCAAAGCATTAAATCTTTGAATTATCAACCTCTAATGAGTATAAGCATGTAATGAGTGTTGCTTCTTACATCAATCATCAACTCTtatgataattttataaatatgataCAATATGAGAATGATATAGTAGATCTTAAACAAATTAAGGAAGCTTTAGTGTCTTATGcttttagagaaaaaaataaatttagaaatataGAAAGTAATAGCTGCTAAAAGTGAAAGTCTACTAGGATGATTTTCTAACAATGATAGATCTATACTATAGATGATGCCAATACTATAGatgtaaaaaataacataaagaagATATTAGTGAGTGCTCTCTTAAGATAGATAATGATGAAGATGTACTCGTAATCTCCAAAAACATCAATATATTTTTCTACAAtagtaaatatttaaattttgctCATTTTTGTCATGAATGtgctaaaaaaaattaagattcacTAAATAATAAGTTGAATTTGAGTATTGACTCTCTCCAAAATTATGCAGCATCATTGATTCAATTCCAATTATATATGGTACATTAGTGAGTCTATCATAATCTAAGTGTTAAATCATAAATTGATTTGGTTTTTGTAGTTTTAACTTAATtttcaatattttctttcttcGGGAGGACTCGGATACTAAGATTCTCTTATAACACTAGCTTCAAGAAtcttaaaatatttattcatCCTAATGATATCTTCCGTTATAAGTATTTTATCTATTTTTGTATCTCctaaaaagataatatttttctttcaagCTCCTTTCAATCTTCTTTACTCATTCTTGTTGAACTCTAATGATCGAAACTTTTGAGCTCTAATATCACTTAGAAGAgagaaaataatttaaaacaaaaaagaaatcttaAATAAAACTCAATATCACTTTCCACATATATTCATattgaaaatcaaattcttcaCTATACAAGAAAAATCAATATACAGAATTACTCTCTTTAGTTAAATAAAACTCGAAACTTCTTGTACATCCTATTATATAAATACGAAGAACTCTTCTCTCAATCTTTTTTAATCCACTAAAGATAAATTATAAGAGCATCCAAAGTATCTTCATAATTCACTTGAAGAACTCTCTTCAAAACATGAAGAACTCTCACTCTCTCCAAAATATCTTCAAAATATTTTGAAGAAATTGTAAGAACATCCAAAATATCTTCAAAACATGAAGACCTCTTACTCTctccaaaacatttagtttcttgGTGTATTTATAGGAATAAATCATAATTCACTTAGGATTTTCTCTTAAAATATTTACCAATGTAATATCAAAACTTATCATGGTGAAACTTATTCCTACTCGAAATGGAAAatctcaataaaaaataaaatat belongs to Musa acuminata AAA Group cultivar baxijiao chromosome BXJ3-5, Cavendish_Baxijiao_AAA, whole genome shotgun sequence and includes:
- the LOC135639048 gene encoding shaggy-related protein kinase gamma-like, giving the protein MASVSVVPSSGLKNTSGTSVRVDKLPEEMSDMRIREDKEVEATVINGNGTETGHIIVATITGKKGQPKQTVSYMAERVVGHGSFGIVFQAKCLETGETVAIKKVIQDKRYKNRELQTMHLLDHPNVISLKHCFFSTTEKDELYLNLVLEYVPETVHRVIRHYNKMNQRMPLIFVKLYMYQICRALAYIHGSIGVCHRDIKPQNLLVNPHTHQLKICDFGSAKVLVKGEPNISYICSRYYRAPELIFGATEYTTAIDIWSAGCVLAELLLGQPLFPGESGVDQLVQIIKVLGTPTREEIKCMNPNYTEFKFSQIKAHPWHKIFHKRMPPEAVDLVSRLLQYSPKLRCTALEALVHPFFDELRDHNTRLPNGRFLPPLFNFKPHELKGVPVETVARLIPEHARKQCA